From the Bacillus sp. SM2101 genome, one window contains:
- a CDS encoding nucleoporin-interacting protein: MQLIYSSPFAATWDQVDFALALTRYDLLSMQPHFPGYPYFILGGMLINTVIDNGAKALAVFNVLAMITSVIPIYLMARQYINRQQSLLVVAVIQTASYVGLIVTQPMSEGSAIAFLWWYIWSLFQAKNSDRFVLQLLPLLFFSIVLGIRLSYLPFGIGIILLWIYDWKRFESFGRLSRLVVFAIIFQLCWVIGLIMTEGSVSGFIKLALSFTSGHFNDWGGTQVTASESVFNRLLTLIGTNIVWNGVAAKSLLLLLVYSILFIFCCNKLLTQKLYTRSDYWLLIIGVTYFIWALFAQNIDKPRHITPLVGMVLFQLLIMILKRSFHIFLVVMLTVIVLSQVIVGYKLIYEQATEQPATYQLGNYLDAQNEFVVLYTWEETRVLKYNNVSFPHKRIFTYERFLQDKLYYKNATIYVTDHVLKGFESQGVNVSGFIEKVTSFSSSIMSDPSYGEITLYKWKD, encoded by the coding sequence TTGCAATTAATATATAGTAGTCCTTTTGCTGCAACATGGGATCAGGTAGATTTTGCTTTGGCACTTACACGTTATGATTTATTATCAATGCAACCACATTTCCCTGGTTATCCTTATTTTATATTAGGTGGTATGTTAATAAATACGGTCATTGATAATGGAGCCAAGGCACTAGCGGTTTTTAATGTTTTAGCGATGATCACTTCCGTTATACCCATTTATTTGATGGCTAGACAATATATTAATAGACAACAAAGCCTTTTGGTCGTAGCTGTCATACAAACGGCAAGCTACGTAGGCTTAATTGTTACTCAACCTATGTCAGAAGGTTCAGCGATTGCATTTCTTTGGTGGTATATATGGAGTTTATTTCAAGCAAAAAATTCAGATCGATTTGTTTTGCAGTTATTGCCTCTGCTTTTTTTTAGTATCGTATTAGGCATTCGTCTATCTTATTTACCCTTTGGGATTGGTATTATACTTCTTTGGATATATGATTGGAAAAGGTTTGAATCTTTTGGGAGACTTAGTCGTTTAGTTGTATTTGCAATCATTTTTCAATTATGTTGGGTTATAGGGTTAATAATGACTGAAGGAAGTGTTAGTGGCTTTATTAAATTAGCTCTATCTTTTACATCCGGTCACTTCAATGACTGGGGTGGAACACAAGTTACTGCTAGCGAGTCTGTTTTTAATCGATTATTAACATTAATTGGAACAAATATAGTCTGGAATGGAGTAGCTGCTAAATCATTGTTATTATTGTTAGTATATAGCATACTATTCATTTTTTGTTGCAATAAATTACTTACACAAAAACTTTACACACGCTCGGATTATTGGTTATTAATCATCGGGGTAACGTATTTCATCTGGGCATTGTTTGCGCAAAACATTGATAAGCCTAGACATATAACGCCTCTAGTTGGTATGGTTCTTTTTCAATTACTCATTATGATTTTAAAGAGATCCTTTCACATCTTCCTTGTTGTGATGTTAACAGTTATTGTCCTTAGTCAAGTTATTGTAGGATATAAATTAATTTACGAACAAGCAACAGAGCAACCAGCTACATATCAATTAGGCAATTATTTAGATGCACAGAACGAATTTGTTGTATTATATACTTGGGAGGAAACGAGGGTGCTAAAGTATAATAACGTATCCTTTCCTCACAAAAGAATATTTACTTATGAAAGGTTTCTACAAGATAAATTATATTATAAGAATGCAACAATTTATGTTACTGATCATGTACTCAAAGGATTTGAATCACAAGGGGTTAATGTTTCAGGATTTATTGAGAAAGTGACTTCATTCTCTTCGAGTATCATGTCGGACCCTTCATATGGAGAAATCACTTTATATAAGTGGAAAGATTAA